In Bradyrhizobium erythrophlei, a single genomic region encodes these proteins:
- a CDS encoding Mth938-like domain-containing protein → MTDRSDAPHLPRSAPIDAYGKGGFAFADMSHRGSLLCLPDAIWAWPVTRVSEIDEHTLSRVFAAANRIDTLIIGTGTEVWVAPNRLREALRAVHVGLDSMQTGPAIRTYNIMMGERRRVAAALIAVS, encoded by the coding sequence ATGACAGACCGCTCGGATGCACCACATCTTCCGAGATCGGCGCCGATCGATGCCTATGGCAAGGGCGGCTTCGCTTTTGCCGACATGTCGCATCGGGGCTCGCTGTTGTGCTTGCCGGATGCGATTTGGGCCTGGCCTGTAACGAGAGTGTCCGAAATCGACGAGCACACGCTGTCACGCGTATTCGCGGCGGCCAATAGAATCGACACGTTGATTATCGGAACCGGAACAGAGGTCTGGGTTGCGCCCAACCGGCTGCGCGAGGCGCTTCGCGCCGTTCATGTCGGTCTCGATTCCATGCAGACGGGACCCGCCATCCGCACCTACAACATCATGATGGGCGAGCGGCGGCGCGTGGCTGCGGCCCTGATCGCCGTGTCATGA
- a CDS encoding phytoene/squalene synthase family protein, with amino-acid sequence MNAAEDKNAADHCAGLVRTHDFVRYASTLFLPTPERRALLALYAFNVEICRVPAQVSQPLPGEIRLQWWRDMLAGQGHGGVEGNPVAAEILLAIRSHHLPVERLSRLIEEHQFDLYNDPMPTMSALEGYLNDTVAALFSLAAAMMGPASSEVEHLARHAGLAQGMVQVMASLPLDASQRRLFVPRQVLAKHGCDLEDVFAGKQTPALRLALDDILNDARRHLDTAYGLLGSVAPDVRPAFLSLAQTKHDLAMLKRADNDPFVVRPASRFKTLWTLWRASRSRAFVG; translated from the coding sequence ATGAACGCCGCTGAGGACAAGAACGCGGCCGATCATTGCGCCGGGCTGGTACGGACGCACGACTTTGTCCGCTACGCGTCAACGCTGTTTTTGCCGACGCCGGAACGCCGGGCGTTACTGGCGCTCTATGCTTTCAATGTCGAGATTTGCCGCGTTCCTGCCCAGGTGAGCCAGCCGCTGCCGGGCGAAATAAGGCTGCAATGGTGGCGGGACATGCTGGCGGGCCAGGGCCACGGCGGCGTCGAGGGTAATCCCGTCGCCGCCGAAATACTGCTGGCGATCCGCAGCCACCACTTGCCGGTCGAACGGCTCTCGCGGCTGATCGAGGAGCACCAGTTCGATCTCTACAACGATCCGATGCCGACCATGTCGGCCCTGGAAGGCTATCTCAACGACACGGTGGCGGCGCTGTTTTCGCTGGCTGCGGCGATGATGGGGCCTGCCTCCTCGGAGGTCGAACACCTGGCGCGCCATGCGGGCCTGGCGCAGGGGATGGTGCAGGTTATGGCCTCGCTGCCACTTGACGCGTCCCAGCGCCGTTTGTTCGTCCCGCGGCAAGTGCTGGCCAAACATGGTTGTGATCTTGAAGACGTCTTTGCTGGCAAGCAAACGCCGGCGCTGCGTCTAGCCCTGGACGACATCCTGAACGACGCACGCCGTCATCTCGACACAGCCTATGGGCTTCTGGGCTCGGTTGCGCCTGACGTCCGGCCTGCTTTTCTTTCTTTGGCGCAGACCAAGCACGATCTTGCCATGTTGAAGCGGGCCGATAACGACCCCTTTGTGGTGCGGCCGGCATCTCGCTTCAAGACACTTTGGACGCTATGGCGCGCGTCGCGCTCGCGCGCTTTCGTCGGCTGA
- a CDS encoding AMP-binding enzyme, whose protein sequence is MGLPRDDAAILSAQWTEGVLLKRDVFSSVERGRFRTADGEVDAILRRIDQVPWWSYLLAGHLFRRERHALAVARGLDVGPTLLWGGRQALVRGFIDGVALHLVKPAGNVAYFRSAKQALRRLHRAGVCHNDLAKEQNWLVGRDGRAYLTDFQLAACFKRRSRLFRILAYEDIRHLLKHKRSYAPAALTPKELQILARKSLAASLWLMTGKKVYQAITRGLFNFTDREGGGRRLVNDAPVLVEEIRKNPAVRDAAIVAFPDRRVGVGLYAFVESDQASLEAKLKGDLSAAGGPKPPEHIQIVKALPRDASGKPRIEFLQLVATNQLDLIETMITNEPDRAFLQAILESRKNFRDRFNFEATDLNRSADESARARRAP, encoded by the coding sequence ATGGGCTTACCAAGAGATGACGCAGCGATCCTGTCGGCGCAGTGGACCGAAGGCGTTCTTCTCAAGCGCGACGTGTTCTCGTCCGTCGAGCGCGGCCGATTCCGCACAGCCGATGGTGAAGTCGACGCGATCCTGCGCCGGATCGACCAGGTGCCGTGGTGGTCCTATTTGCTCGCGGGACATTTGTTCCGGCGCGAACGGCATGCTTTGGCGGTGGCGCGAGGCCTTGATGTCGGACCGACGTTGCTTTGGGGCGGCCGGCAGGCCTTGGTCCGCGGTTTCATCGACGGCGTGGCGTTGCATCTGGTCAAGCCGGCCGGCAACGTCGCCTATTTCCGTTCGGCCAAGCAAGCGCTGCGACGCCTGCATCGCGCGGGCGTCTGCCATAACGATCTCGCCAAGGAACAGAACTGGCTGGTCGGACGCGACGGCCGCGCCTATCTCACCGACTTTCAGCTTGCCGCCTGCTTCAAGCGGCGCAGCCGCCTGTTTCGCATCCTGGCCTATGAAGACATCCGGCATCTCCTGAAGCACAAACGCAGCTACGCGCCGGCGGCGCTGACGCCGAAGGAGCTCCAGATCCTTGCGCGCAAGTCGTTGGCGGCAAGCCTCTGGCTGATGACGGGCAAGAAGGTCTATCAAGCCATCACCCGCGGCCTGTTCAATTTCACCGATCGTGAGGGCGGTGGAAGGCGTCTCGTCAATGACGCGCCAGTGCTCGTCGAGGAAATCCGGAAAAATCCGGCCGTGCGGGACGCTGCGATCGTTGCCTTCCCCGATCGCCGCGTCGGCGTCGGTCTCTACGCGTTCGTCGAATCCGACCAGGCATCTCTCGAGGCCAAGTTAAAGGGCGATCTTTCCGCGGCCGGAGGTCCGAAACCGCCGGAGCATATCCAGATCGTCAAGGCGCTACCGCGCGACGCCAGCGGAAAACCGCGCATCGAATTTTTGCAACTGGTCGCGACCAATCAGCTCGATCTGATCGAGACCATGATCACGAACGAGCCCGACCGGGCCTTCTTGCAAGCTATTCTTGAATCCCGAAAAAATTTCCGCGACCGCTTCAACTTCGAAGCGACGGATCTGAATCGATCAGCCGACGAAAGCGCGCGAGCGCGACGCGCGCCATAG
- the trmFO gene encoding methylenetetrahydrofolate--tRNA-(uracil(54)-C(5))-methyltransferase (FADH(2)-oxidizing) TrmFO, with protein sequence MTGTPSSEPIHIIGGGLAGSEAAWQAANAGVRVVLHEMRPHRMTEAHRTEGFAELVCSNSFRSDDAANNAVGLLHAEMRRLGSLVMRAADANQVPAGGALAVDRDGFSAAVTKTLEDHPLIELRRGEVEGLPPEDWGNVIVATGPLTSAPLAEAIRALTDENALAFFDAIAPIVHRDSIDMSSAWFQSRYDKVGPGGTGADYINCPMTKDQYDAFVAELIAGEKTDFKDWETNTPYFDGCLPIEVMAERGVETLRHGPMKPVGLTNPHNPTVKAYAIVQLRQDNKLGTLYNMVGFQTKLKYGAQQRIIRMIPGLENAEFARLGGLHRNTFLNSPKLLDPQLRLKAAPRLRFAGQMTGCEGYVESAGIGLIAGLYAAAEARGRELPPPPPTTALGSLLGHITGGHIETIDNGPRSFQPMNVNFGLFPPLANPPTRKADGTRLRGNEKAIAKRQALSARALSDIDRWIADHLRLAAAA encoded by the coding sequence ATGACAGGCACCCCCTCATCGGAACCTATTCACATCATCGGCGGCGGTCTTGCCGGCTCGGAAGCGGCCTGGCAGGCGGCGAATGCGGGCGTACGCGTCGTCCTCCATGAGATGCGCCCGCATCGGATGACGGAGGCCCATCGGACGGAGGGCTTTGCCGAGCTCGTCTGTTCGAATTCGTTCCGCTCCGACGATGCAGCCAACAACGCGGTCGGCTTGCTGCATGCCGAAATGCGCCGGCTTGGATCGCTGGTCATGCGGGCGGCGGACGCGAACCAGGTCCCGGCCGGTGGGGCGCTCGCGGTTGACCGCGACGGCTTTTCGGCCGCCGTCACCAAGACGTTGGAAGACCACCCGCTGATCGAACTTCGACGCGGCGAGGTCGAAGGCTTGCCGCCCGAGGACTGGGGCAATGTCATCGTCGCGACCGGCCCCCTCACCTCGGCGCCGCTGGCGGAGGCGATCCGTGCGTTGACGGACGAGAACGCGCTGGCGTTTTTCGACGCGATTGCGCCGATCGTGCATCGCGACAGCATCGACATGTCCAGCGCGTGGTTTCAGTCGCGCTATGACAAGGTTGGCCCAGGCGGCACCGGCGCCGACTACATCAACTGTCCGATGACAAAGGATCAGTACGACGCGTTCGTCGCGGAGCTGATTGCGGGCGAGAAGACCGACTTCAAGGACTGGGAAACCAACACACCCTATTTCGACGGATGTCTTCCGATTGAGGTGATGGCCGAGCGTGGCGTCGAGACGCTGCGTCACGGCCCGATGAAGCCCGTCGGGCTGACCAATCCGCACAATCCGACCGTGAAGGCCTACGCGATCGTGCAGCTGCGACAGGACAACAAGCTCGGCACGCTCTACAACATGGTGGGCTTCCAGACCAAGCTGAAGTACGGCGCGCAGCAGCGCATCATCCGGATGATTCCCGGACTTGAGAACGCCGAATTCGCGCGCCTTGGCGGTCTGCATCGCAACACCTTCCTCAATTCACCGAAACTGCTCGATCCGCAACTGCGCCTGAAGGCCGCGCCACGCCTGCGCTTCGCTGGCCAGATGACGGGCTGCGAAGGCTATGTGGAGTCCGCCGGCATCGGCCTGATCGCGGGTCTTTATGCGGCGGCCGAAGCGCGAGGTCGTGAGCTGCCGCCGCCACCGCCGACTACCGCCTTGGGATCGTTGCTCGGCCACATCACCGGCGGCCACATCGAGACGATCGACAACGGCCCGCGCTCGTTCCAGCCGATGAACGTCAATTTCGGACTGTTTCCGCCGCTGGCCAACCCGCCGACGCGGAAGGCGGACGGAACGCGCCTGCGCGGCAACGAAAAGGCGATCGCCAAACGCCAGGCGCTAAGTGCACGCGCCTTGAGCGATATCGATCGCTGGATTGCCGATCACTTACGGCTCGCCGCAGCAGCGTGA
- a CDS encoding DUF1127 domain-containing protein: MLLSLIRMIQAFRDYQRNVAELSQLSDRELADIGLDRSDIPRVAAGNYNG, encoded by the coding sequence ATGCTGCTCTCGCTCATCCGAATGATCCAGGCGTTCCGCGACTATCAGCGTAACGTTGCGGAGCTGTCCCAGCTCAGCGATCGGGAACTGGCCGACATTGGCCTCGACCGCTCGGACATTCCGCGCGTTGCGGCCGGCAACTACAACGGCTGA
- a CDS encoding lytic murein transglycosylase — translation MAIGLGLVVSTVASAAVPCGAGNFQGWLDDFKAEAASKGISPSTIASGLNGITLDQSVLSRDHSQKVFSQSFEEFSGRMVPPRLTRGANMLKQYGSVLSRIEDTYGVPGEVLVAIWGLETDFGVNIGKFPTLRSLATLAYDCRRAEMFRGELLDALRIIDRGDLTPAEMRGAWAGEIGQTQFMPSNYIKFAVDFDSNGRRDLLKSPADVLASTANFLQNHGWQKGKDWQPGSPNFPALQEWNKSDVYAKTVAYFATQLARAP, via the coding sequence CTGGCGATCGGCCTCGGCCTGGTCGTATCGACGGTGGCAAGCGCAGCAGTGCCGTGCGGGGCCGGCAACTTCCAGGGCTGGCTGGACGACTTCAAGGCCGAGGCCGCCTCGAAGGGGATCTCGCCGTCGACTATTGCGTCCGGCCTGAACGGCATCACCCTCGATCAGAGCGTCCTTTCGCGCGACCACTCGCAGAAAGTCTTCAGCCAGAGTTTTGAGGAATTCTCCGGCCGCATGGTGCCGCCGCGCCTGACACGCGGCGCCAACATGCTGAAGCAGTACGGATCGGTGCTGTCACGCATCGAAGATACCTATGGCGTGCCCGGCGAAGTGCTGGTGGCGATCTGGGGCCTCGAGACCGACTTCGGCGTCAACATCGGAAAGTTTCCGACACTGCGTTCATTGGCGACCTTGGCCTATGACTGCCGCAGAGCCGAGATGTTCCGCGGCGAACTGCTCGATGCGCTTCGCATCATCGACCGCGGCGATCTAACGCCCGCCGAAATGCGCGGCGCCTGGGCCGGCGAAATCGGTCAGACCCAGTTCATGCCGTCCAACTACATCAAGTTCGCCGTCGATTTTGACTCCAATGGCCGCCGCGACCTCCTGAAGAGCCCCGCGGACGTTCTCGCCTCCACAGCCAATTTTCTGCAAAACCACGGTTGGCAAAAGGGCAAGGATTGGCAGCCCGGCAGCCCGAATTTCCCAGCCCTCCAAGAATGGAACAAAAGCGACGTCTACGCCAAGACCGTTGCCTATTTCGCGACTCAGCTCGCCCGCGCCCCTTAA
- a CDS encoding DUF2189 domain-containing protein, with protein MATPYQGNAPSQGNAPSLAQPAQDTTGPVIRRIGMSDLHDALRRGWEDFKEVPSHAIILCVIYPVLGLGLARAVMGYSVLPLLFPLAAGFALLGPFAALGLYELSRRRELGMNASAWDALDVFSSPSFGAMLGVGTLLLALFVVWIAVAQAIYVATFGYEGVAGISDFARRVLTTPQGWWLIVVGCGVGFLFALVALCISVVSFPLMLDRHASAGEAMVTSLRVVAANPMTMAAWGLIVAALLVAGSIPLFLGLAVVVPLLGHATWHLYRKVIAPDPNLRPVTPRPPREKRPAADFPANLFPWRRKDGA; from the coding sequence ATGGCCACTCCATATCAAGGCAATGCCCCTTCTCAAGGCAATGCCCCTTCGCTGGCTCAGCCAGCGCAAGACACCACGGGTCCCGTCATCCGCCGGATCGGAATGTCCGATCTGCACGACGCGTTGCGGCGCGGCTGGGAAGATTTCAAGGAAGTCCCGAGCCACGCGATCATCCTCTGCGTGATCTATCCGGTCCTCGGCCTGGGCCTCGCCCGCGCGGTGATGGGCTACTCGGTCCTGCCGCTGCTGTTTCCCTTGGCGGCGGGCTTTGCCCTGCTCGGCCCGTTTGCAGCGCTTGGCCTCTACGAACTCAGCCGCCGGCGCGAACTCGGCATGAATGCTTCCGCCTGGGATGCGCTCGACGTTTTCTCGTCACCGTCATTCGGCGCCATGCTCGGCGTTGGTACGCTGCTGCTGGCCTTGTTCGTGGTCTGGATCGCGGTTGCGCAGGCTATCTACGTGGCGACATTCGGCTACGAGGGCGTCGCTGGAATTTCGGACTTTGCCCGGCGCGTCCTGACCACACCACAGGGATGGTGGCTGATCGTGGTCGGATGCGGCGTCGGCTTTCTGTTCGCGCTCGTAGCGTTATGCATCAGCGTGGTCTCCTTCCCGCTGATGCTGGATCGGCACGCCAGCGCCGGCGAGGCGATGGTGACGTCGCTCCGCGTCGTCGCCGCCAATCCCATGACCATGGCGGCCTGGGGCTTGATCGTGGCCGCGTTGCTGGTGGCGGGATCGATCCCGCTATTCCTCGGGCTCGCCGTCGTTGTCCCGCTGCTCGGTCACGCGACCTGGCATCTCTATCGCAAAGTGATTGCGCCGGATCCGAATCTGCGTCCTGTCACGCCCCGGCCGCCGCGCGAAAAGCGGCCAGCGGCCGATTTCCCGGCCAACCTGTTCCCCTGGCGGCGCAAGGACGGTGCTTGA
- a CDS encoding DUF3597 domain-containing protein, whose product MSIFGKIMSAIFGTSASATPASGGATATASGGGAASSASASATPAATVDVAPILDKAVAAKHEKLEWRTSIVDLMKALDIDSSLSARKDLAHELGYTGDTNDSATMNIWLHKQVMAKLAANGGKLPSDVKW is encoded by the coding sequence ATGAGCATTTTCGGAAAAATCATGAGCGCGATCTTCGGCACCTCGGCCAGTGCGACCCCCGCAAGCGGTGGGGCCACCGCGACCGCCTCGGGCGGCGGAGCTGCATCATCGGCCAGCGCGTCCGCGACGCCTGCCGCGACCGTCGACGTCGCGCCGATCCTGGACAAGGCTGTCGCAGCCAAGCACGAGAAGCTGGAATGGCGCACGTCGATCGTCGACCTGATGAAGGCGCTCGACATCGATTCAAGTCTGTCCGCGCGCAAGGATCTCGCCCATGAACTCGGCTACACCGGCGACACCAACGATTCCGCGACCATGAATATCTGGCTGCACAAGCAGGTGATGGCCAAGCTCGCCGCGAACGGCGGCAAATTGCCGTCCGACGTCAAATGGTGA
- a CDS encoding fumarylacetoacetate hydrolase family protein, giving the protein MDTVDRRTLLTTGALALAGTTAASRSADAQSGPKPVFDVPAVTIPIAGEKEVFPVRRIYCIGRNYAAHAIERGSDPTREPPFFFQKPTDAIQFVAPGAVADHPYPSLTKNYHHEVELVAALKSGGTNIAPEKALEHVYGYALGLDMTRRDLQNGMAAEKKPWEIGKSFDHAAVIGPIHPVSKTGHFTKGAISLAINGAVRQSSDLDKMIWSVAEQIAKLSEAFELKAGDIIYSGTPENVGPVVKGDVLLCKLDGLPDMSIKIA; this is encoded by the coding sequence ATGGATACCGTCGATCGCAGGACCCTTCTGACCACAGGCGCGCTGGCGCTGGCGGGAACGACGGCTGCGAGCCGTTCGGCCGACGCCCAGTCGGGACCGAAGCCGGTTTTCGATGTGCCCGCCGTGACCATCCCGATCGCGGGTGAGAAAGAGGTCTTTCCGGTTCGCCGCATCTATTGCATCGGGCGCAATTACGCGGCGCATGCGATCGAACGCGGCTCCGATCCGACCCGCGAACCGCCGTTCTTCTTCCAGAAACCGACCGACGCGATCCAGTTTGTCGCGCCGGGCGCGGTAGCCGATCATCCCTATCCTTCGCTCACCAAAAACTATCACCACGAAGTCGAACTCGTGGCGGCGCTGAAATCCGGCGGCACCAACATCGCGCCGGAGAAGGCGCTTGAGCACGTCTATGGCTACGCGCTCGGCCTCGACATGACGCGGCGCGATCTTCAGAACGGCATGGCGGCCGAGAAGAAGCCGTGGGAGATCGGCAAGAGTTTTGACCATGCGGCCGTGATCGGGCCGATCCACCCGGTCAGCAAGACCGGTCACTTCACCAAGGGCGCGATCTCTCTCGCGATCAACGGCGCCGTCCGCCAGTCGTCCGATCTCGACAAGATGATCTGGAGCGTGGCCGAGCAGATCGCAAAACTCTCGGAAGCCTTCGAACTGAAGGCCGGCGACATCATCTATTCCGGCACGCCGGAAAATGTCGGACCGGTCGTCAAGGGCGACGTGCTGCTCTGCAAGCTCGACGGCTTGCCGGACATGTCGATCAAGATCGCATAG
- a CDS encoding GNAT family N-acetyltransferase: MAAVRDNKALSRFELDVEGDVAFANYRLAPSAVIITHTETPRALRGRGIASELVKGALALIRADGHKVIAGCGFVVDYLRKHPEYADMVG; encoded by the coding sequence ATGGCAGCCGTTCGCGACAACAAGGCACTGAGCCGTTTCGAGCTGGACGTCGAAGGTGATGTGGCCTTCGCCAATTATCGCCTGGCGCCTTCGGCCGTCATTATCACGCATACCGAGACGCCGCGCGCCTTGCGCGGCCGCGGCATTGCCTCAGAGCTGGTCAAGGGCGCGCTGGCGCTGATCCGCGCCGACGGCCACAAGGTGATCGCGGGGTGCGGTTTTGTCGTCGACTATCTGCGCAAGCATCCGGAATATGCGGACATGGTGGGGTAG
- a CDS encoding GNAT family N-acetyltransferase: MTDVINNKAHHRYELTVEGHLAATYYSIADGVITFIHTEVPPELGGKGVGSALVKGALDQVRADGLKVIAQCPFVKAYIGKHAEYADLLLTS; the protein is encoded by the coding sequence ATGACAGACGTTATCAACAACAAGGCGCACCATCGCTACGAGCTGACGGTCGAAGGCCACCTCGCCGCGACCTATTACAGCATAGCCGATGGTGTCATCACCTTCATCCACACCGAGGTGCCGCCGGAGCTCGGTGGCAAAGGCGTCGGCTCGGCGTTGGTGAAGGGGGCGCTGGATCAGGTGCGCGCCGACGGCTTGAAGGTCATCGCGCAATGCCCCTTCGTCAAAGCCTATATCGGCAAGCACGCCGAATATGCCGACCTCCTTCTGACAAGCTGA
- the minC gene encoding septum site-determining protein MinC → MDAVARTRPKPIRLRGRSYVAFVFYPIVPIIEWLEEIDVTLRQSPGFFAGKPVVLDLSAVDLSQNAIAQLVSNLEQRELRVLGIEGVDASRLSASMPPLLIGGRHCAIGQEQPKKPEAKKAASLLLDSQVRSGQSIVFPDGDITIVGSVSSGAEIVAGGSIHIYGTLRGRAMAGINGNLSARIYCQKIEAELLAIDGYYRTAEEIDAAAYHGPTQVWLEGDVVQITPLNS, encoded by the coding sequence ATGGATGCAGTAGCGCGGACCAGACCCAAGCCCATTCGCCTGCGAGGGCGATCTTATGTCGCTTTTGTGTTTTACCCCATTGTTCCCATCATCGAGTGGCTTGAAGAGATCGACGTCACGCTGCGCCAATCGCCCGGCTTCTTCGCCGGCAAGCCGGTGGTACTGGATCTCTCCGCGGTCGATCTGAGCCAGAACGCGATTGCGCAACTGGTCTCGAATCTCGAGCAGCGCGAGCTTCGCGTTCTCGGCATCGAGGGCGTCGACGCCTCGCGGCTTTCGGCCAGCATGCCGCCCCTGCTGATCGGCGGCCGACACTGCGCGATCGGGCAGGAACAGCCCAAGAAGCCAGAGGCGAAGAAGGCCGCCTCGCTGCTGCTCGACAGCCAGGTTCGCTCCGGCCAGTCGATCGTGTTTCCGGATGGCGATATCACGATCGTGGGGTCGGTCTCGTCCGGCGCCGAAATCGTCGCCGGCGGCTCCATCCACATTTACGGAACACTCCGCGGCCGCGCCATGGCCGGGATCAACGGTAATTTGAGCGCGCGTATCTACTGCCAGAAGATCGAAGCCGAGCTTCTGGCAATCGACGGATATTATCGGACTGCGGAAGAAATCGACGCCGCTGCCTATCACGGGCCGACACAGGTCTGGCTCGAAGGCGACGTTGTGCAAATCACCCCTTTGAATTCGTGA
- the minD gene encoding septum site-determining protein MinD codes for MAKVLVVTSGKGGVGKTTTTAALGATLAQMGEKVVVVDFDVGLRNLDLILGAERRVVFDFINVVQGIANLSQALIRDKRLENLWLLPASQTRDKDALTDEGVGKIIAELREKFDWIICDSPAGIERGAMLAMRYADEAIVVTNPEVSSVRDSDRIIGMLDSKTVRAEKGEQVQKHLLITRFDPARAARGEMLSIEDVLDILATPLMGIIPESQDVLRASNVGSPVTLNDATSAPARAYIDAARRLKGETVAMTVPEARKGLMDRLLGRRAA; via the coding sequence ATGGCCAAAGTACTGGTCGTGACATCGGGCAAGGGCGGCGTCGGCAAAACAACCACCACCGCCGCACTCGGGGCGACGCTCGCGCAGATGGGAGAAAAGGTCGTCGTCGTCGATTTCGACGTCGGTCTGCGTAATCTCGATCTCATCCTCGGCGCCGAGCGGCGTGTGGTGTTCGACTTCATCAACGTGGTGCAGGGCATCGCCAATCTTTCGCAGGCGCTCATTCGCGACAAGCGGCTGGAGAATTTGTGGCTGCTGCCGGCCTCGCAAACCCGCGACAAGGATGCATTGACCGACGAGGGCGTCGGCAAGATCATCGCGGAGTTGCGGGAGAAGTTCGACTGGATCATTTGCGACAGCCCGGCCGGCATCGAGCGTGGCGCCATGCTGGCGATGCGCTACGCGGACGAGGCGATCGTCGTCACCAATCCCGAGGTGTCCTCGGTGCGCGATTCCGACCGCATCATCGGCATGCTCGATTCCAAGACCGTGCGGGCCGAAAAGGGCGAGCAGGTGCAGAAGCATCTCCTGATCACCCGGTTCGACCCGGCGCGCGCGGCACGCGGCGAGATGCTTTCGATCGAGGACGTGCTGGACATTCTGGCCACGCCCTTGATGGGCATCATCCCGGAAAGCCAGGACGTCCTGCGCGCCTCCAACGTCGGCTCACCGGTGACGCTGAACGACGCCACGAGCGCGCCAGCCCGCGCCTATATCGACGCGGCTCGCCGCCTGAAGGGCGAGACCGTCGCGATGACGGTGCCGGAGGCGCGAAAGGGCCTGATGGATCGTCTGCTTGGACGGAGGGCTGCATGA
- the minE gene encoding cell division topological specificity factor MinE, with translation MGLRLFGGGRAARAVPVTQVASAPVARERLQILLAHERGLRGQHDLLELLRAEILAVVSRHVTFDPEKLQIKMDRGLHVSLLEIDIEVPNTSEGRAAAVA, from the coding sequence ATGGGTCTGCGGCTGTTCGGCGGTGGCCGCGCTGCCCGCGCTGTCCCCGTTACTCAAGTGGCCAGCGCTCCCGTCGCGCGGGAGCGCTTGCAGATTCTGCTGGCGCATGAGCGCGGGCTGCGCGGTCAGCACGATTTGCTGGAATTGCTCAGGGCGGAGATTCTGGCGGTGGTCTCGCGCCACGTCACGTTCGACCCGGAAAAGCTCCAGATCAAGATGGACCGCGGCCTCCATGTTTCGCTGCTGGAAATCGATATCGAGGTGCCCAATACCAGCGAGGGACGGGCGGCGGCGGTTGCCTAA